One genomic window of Desulfuromonas sp. AOP6 includes the following:
- a CDS encoding 3-deoxy-D-manno-octulosonic acid kinase, which yields MTSELDPRIVRSGNRHILYDAARIAKPSDDIFDPEKLAAGGFLVGKALGRGEAYFLRYQGQDWVLRHYRRGGLVAKLFHDHYLGWHPGRSRAWREWRLLAVLYAQGLPVPRPVAASVVSGFGVYRADLITERLADTSTLADRLKKAPQPEAVWLAVGRCIRRFHDANVFHADLNANNILLDGQGQVYLIDFDQGCFRKPGSWKQHNVARLLRSLKKIQDRHPNFHFSHEDWLVLLQGYEDAKR from the coding sequence ATGACATCTGAACTGGATCCTCGCATCGTCAGAAGTGGAAATCGGCACATTCTATACGATGCCGCGCGGATTGCAAAGCCTTCCGACGACATTTTCGATCCGGAAAAGCTTGCCGCGGGCGGCTTTCTGGTCGGCAAAGCTCTCGGCCGGGGCGAGGCCTATTTTCTTCGCTATCAAGGGCAGGATTGGGTGCTGCGGCACTATCGTCGCGGCGGTCTGGTCGCCAAGCTTTTTCACGACCACTATCTGGGGTGGCACCCCGGACGATCCCGCGCCTGGCGGGAATGGCGTCTGCTGGCGGTGCTCTATGCCCAGGGACTTCCGGTTCCTCGGCCAGTAGCAGCCAGTGTGGTATCGGGTTTTGGCGTCTATCGGGCGGACCTGATCACCGAGCGTCTTGCCGACACCAGCACTCTGGCCGACCGGCTGAAAAAGGCCCCGCAACCCGAAGCCGTCTGGCTGGCCGTTGGCCGCTGCATCAGGCGCTTCCACGACGCCAATGTCTTTCACGCCGATCTCAACGCCAACAACATCCTTCTGGATGGACAAGGGCAAGTCTACCTCATCGATTTCGACCAAGGCTGCTTCCGAAAACCCGGTTCGTGGAAACAGCATAATGTGGCGCGTCTGCTGCGTTCCCTCAAAAAAATCCAGGACCGTCACCCCAACTTCCATTTCAGCCACGAAGATTGGCTGGTGCTCTTACAAGGGTACGAGGATGCCAAACGCTGA
- the gmhA gene encoding D-sedoheptulose 7-phosphate isomerase gives MPEDRISPKINEHLSGHMRTLEKVVQQMVPDIRRCALTLIDAMARGNKLLVMGNGGSAADAQHMAAEFVGRFLRNRKALPAIALTTDTSILTAVGNDFGFDEVFSRQVEALAAPGDIVLGISTSGQSPNVLRALNLAQERGCTTIALAGKDGGPIAQVTDLALVVPAAHTPYIQEAHLTIIHILCDLVEEALCTPAESA, from the coding sequence ATGCCTGAAGATCGTATCTCGCCCAAAATCAACGAACACCTGAGCGGCCATATGCGCACCTTGGAAAAGGTGGTGCAGCAGATGGTCCCCGATATCCGGCGCTGCGCCCTGACTCTTATCGATGCCATGGCCCGGGGCAATAAGCTGCTGGTCATGGGAAACGGCGGTTCCGCCGCTGACGCCCAGCATATGGCGGCAGAATTCGTGGGTCGCTTTCTGCGCAACCGCAAGGCCCTGCCGGCCATCGCGCTGACCACCGACACCTCCATCCTGACGGCCGTCGGCAACGATTTCGGCTTTGACGAGGTGTTCAGCCGCCAGGTAGAAGCCCTGGCCGCCCCAGGCGATATTGTTTTAGGCATTTCCACCAGCGGTCAGTCTCCCAATGTTCTAAGAGCTCTTAACCTCGCACAGGAACGTGGTTGTACGACGATTGCTCTTGCCGGCAAAGACGGCGGCCCCATCGCCCAAGTCACGGATCTGGCCCTGGTTGTTCCCGCTGCTCACACTCCTTACATTCAAGAAGCCCACCTGACCATCATTCACATCCTCTGTGACCTGGTGGAAGAGGCTCTTTGTACCCCTGCGGAAAGTGCATAG
- a CDS encoding glycosyltransferase family 9 protein, translated as MSLSLPLSAPPKSLCILRLSALGDVTHVLPTLRTLQQHWPQCHISWVIGKTEASLVCDIPGVEFIIFDKSQGVKAYRELHEKLKNRRFDVLLHMQAALRASLASLLIRADIRLGFDRARATNAQWLFTNARIAPQKRQHVLDGFLEFAKALGLEPAPLRWDIPIPSAAREAAGKMLPDESFLAINPCSSARARNWRNWSVESYAAVIDHAFETHGLRTVLTGGPAANEKAYAEAIVTACRHTPVNLVGGTTLKQMLAVLDKAAVVIAPDTGPAHMANALGKKVIGLYATSNPERTGPYCHRELTVSRYPEAIEAEYGKSVEELRWGKRVRNPEAMLMITTDEVIECLTQVMGSNSD; from the coding sequence ATGTCATTATCCCTGCCATTATCGGCTCCCCCGAAGAGCCTCTGTATTTTACGTTTGTCCGCCCTGGGCGATGTCACCCATGTGCTGCCGACCCTGCGAACCCTGCAGCAGCACTGGCCACAATGTCACATATCCTGGGTTATTGGCAAGACCGAAGCGAGCCTGGTCTGCGACATCCCCGGCGTTGAATTTATCATTTTTGACAAGTCCCAAGGCGTGAAAGCCTACCGGGAGCTGCACGAAAAACTTAAAAACAGGCGCTTCGACGTGCTGTTGCACATGCAGGCCGCCTTGCGGGCCAGCCTGGCCAGCCTGTTGATCCGCGCCGACATCCGCCTGGGCTTCGACCGCGCCCGCGCCACCAACGCACAGTGGCTCTTTACCAACGCCCGCATCGCCCCCCAGAAACGCCAGCACGTTCTGGACGGTTTTCTGGAATTTGCCAAAGCGCTTGGACTGGAGCCCGCTCCTCTGCGCTGGGACATCCCCATTCCCTCTGCAGCCCGAGAGGCCGCCGGCAAGATGCTGCCTGACGAGTCTTTCCTGGCTATCAATCCCTGCTCCAGCGCGCGTGCCCGCAACTGGCGCAACTGGAGCGTGGAGTCCTACGCCGCCGTCATCGACCATGCCTTTGAGACCCACGGCCTGCGCACCGTGCTGACGGGCGGGCCGGCCGCCAACGAAAAAGCCTATGCCGAGGCCATCGTCACCGCCTGCCGTCACACGCCCGTCAACCTGGTGGGCGGCACCACTCTCAAGCAGATGCTTGCCGTGCTCGATAAAGCCGCAGTCGTCATCGCCCCCGACACCGGTCCCGCCCATATGGCCAACGCCCTGGGGAAGAAAGTCATCGGCCTCTATGCCACCTCGAACCCCGAGCGCACCGGCCCCTATTGCCACCGGGAACTGACGGTCAGCAGATATCCTGAGGCAATTGAAGCGGAATACGGCAAAAGCGTGGAAGAACTGCGCTGGGGCAAGCGGGTCAGGAATCCGGAGGCGATGTTGATGATCACAACAGATGAGGTTATTGAGTGCCTTACTCAAGTTATGGGTAGCAATTCAGACTGA